Part of the Candidatus Brocadia sinica JPN1 genome, TTTTGACCTTTATGTATAGGATATAATCTTACTATTATACGAAATCCCTTCAAAAACCCTGTATAATCAAGGCTTCCCAGCCTTGTTAAAACCTTTTCCCTGTTTTTAAAACTCTTCATACTTCCAGCCTGAAAAGCCTGCTATTTCAAGGCCTTCACGTTTTCCTTGCAAAATCAACCAACATTTGATATTTTAATCCCGTGAGATATCGGTTGGGCTACAGCCCCTATAACCGATATCTGACGCCCCCTCCGCTGTGGGGAGGAGAGGTCCTTTACGGGAACGTTCAGGAAAGGGGAGGCCCACTCCGCCGAACTACCTGACCGTATCGGCTTGTGAGCCATTCCGATCGCTGTCCTTTCAATTGCCCACCGTAATTTCCTGAGCGCCTTTACCTCAATCTGCCTTACCCTTTCTTTTCCCAGGTTAATTCTCTGGCCTACTTCATCCAGGGTAAGATCATGCCAGAATCTCAGAGTAATAACCATTCTTTCCCTGGCACTTAAGCGGTTCAGGAAATCGCATACCTGACTATAAAAAGCCGTCTCCTCACTTTGTGGATCCTCCGATATGAGGATATCCCCTTGCGTCATTTCTGATTCATTCCCGTAGATCAGTTCATCAAGGGATTCATACCCATACTGCTTATGGTCCTGAACGGCTTTTTTAACCCCTTGCACTATCGCATATCCAGCATAGGTCAGAAATTTGAACCCCTTATCAGGATCAAAGGTCTCTGCAGCCTTAATAAGCCCCAGGCATCCTTCAGAAATCATATCCATCAAGGGAAGTCCAGGAGACCAGTATTGAAAAACCACCGTAATGACAAATCTCAGGTTCGACCCAACAAGGTGATTCCTTGACGCCTCATCTCCTATCCATGATCTCCTGGCAACACTCATTTCCTCTTCCTGAGTAAGCATCTGCATTCCCCCCACATCCTTTAAAAACATCCGTAACAGCCCTCGTTCCCCGCTTCCCCTGTTTACAGAGGAATCAAGATCAAAATTTTCTTCTTCCATCCATCCTCCTTTCGTGATATAAGATGCCCTTATCGCATAAGGAAAGTGGCATTTCCTCCCCTAAAGCCATGTACTTATCAGGGTGCGTGGCTTTATCTATTTAATGGGTTATGCATACCCGGATGATTGTCATAGCTTTGTGCTGAATGGACGTAAATCATCGTGGTATTTATATCCTGGTGTCCTGCTAGTTTCTGAATATCTTGTATTGGCACACCCTCCTGGGCAAGTACCGTAAAGGCCGTATGCCGTAAGGCATGCGCGCTCAATACCTCACCGTCTCTTTCAATCTTGGCCTTTTTAAGGTACCGCTTCACGATATTCTCCACAGACTTAACGGAAAGCGCCTCTGGTAGCCTATCCCTTCTTATCACTAGTTTGCGATCCACGCGGTCATAGATGAAGGGTAAGAAGATAGGCAGTTCCCCGGTTATCTTTATTCCGTACCCCTTCACAATACCAATCCAGGTATCAAACGACTGCAATGCCTTCCCGTTCAGG contains:
- a CDS encoding sigma-70 family RNA polymerase sigma factor; this translates as MEEENFDLDSSVNRGSGERGLLRMFLKDVGGMQMLTQEEEMSVARRSWIGDEASRNHLVGSNLRFVITVVFQYWSPGLPLMDMISEGCLGLIKAAETFDPDKGFKFLTYAGYAIVQGVKKAVQDHKQYGYESLDELIYGNESEMTQGDILISEDPQSEETAFYSQVCDFLNRLSARERMVITLRFWHDLTLDEVGQRINLGKERVRQIEVKALRKLRWAIERTAIGMAHKPIRSGSSAEWASPFLNVPVKDLSSPQRRGRQISVIGAVAQPISHGIKISNVG